The following coding sequences lie in one Streptomyces xiamenensis genomic window:
- a CDS encoding helix-turn-helix domain-containing protein, with product MEGLLRAAGGPAGVGGVLEWLGARLDAQVAVVGGRGDGPVEVEEATAGFPSAARAGLQELAPRVVGGRLASAATTTGGEGGAGSWWLRLERIGPRPPHRVLVVAAERAPDRAESAVASQVCGVLDLLFRARETDAARRGYQRKARQLRLALFQALMAGDPVLARRMSAGDPAGVLETERARVHLLRCAPGDRDRLAQTYQDPSGFHGRALMVRCPVYDEHLICLIPEGDPAGEPLAGALRELVGANRTYTLGISAVQPLAATAEAYEQARHALAVARTTPDRIAGYEGREPLARLLPPAPAGRWAAGLLRPLDAVPRLAVDITGLALSMPRAGVARFLNLSRTTVGAHVREVESALGMDLHAVRDRAALHLAVALAARRADPPWATDPEPGAGTGPGDAPRLTDLLGTDAARRWARAFWTPLAGAEHHRVRGTLRGWIDANADARRAAQELGLSRTTVTAHLRTAERLLHRDLSASGPGIHDLVHALRISVSSHEADSGHRAQ from the coding sequence GTGGAGGGGTTGCTTCGGGCCGCCGGGGGCCCGGCGGGTGTGGGCGGCGTGCTGGAGTGGCTGGGGGCGCGCCTGGACGCCCAGGTGGCGGTGGTGGGCGGGCGCGGCGACGGCCCGGTGGAGGTCGAGGAGGCCACCGCGGGGTTTCCGTCCGCTGCGCGGGCCGGCCTCCAGGAGCTGGCCCCCCGGGTGGTCGGCGGCCGGCTGGCGTCGGCCGCCACCACCACCGGCGGGGAGGGCGGGGCCGGGTCGTGGTGGCTGCGGCTGGAGCGGATCGGGCCGCGGCCGCCGCACCGGGTGCTCGTGGTGGCTGCCGAACGGGCCCCGGACCGTGCGGAGTCGGCCGTCGCTTCGCAGGTGTGCGGGGTGCTCGACCTGCTGTTCCGGGCCCGGGAGACGGACGCGGCGCGGCGCGGCTACCAGCGCAAGGCCCGGCAGCTGCGGCTGGCGCTGTTCCAGGCGCTGATGGCGGGGGATCCGGTGCTGGCGCGGCGGATGTCGGCGGGCGATCCGGCCGGGGTGCTGGAGACGGAGCGGGCGCGCGTCCATCTGCTGCGCTGTGCGCCGGGGGACCGGGACCGGCTGGCGCAGACGTACCAGGATCCGTCCGGCTTCCACGGCCGGGCCCTGATGGTGCGCTGCCCGGTGTACGACGAGCATCTGATCTGTCTGATCCCGGAGGGCGATCCGGCGGGCGAGCCGCTGGCCGGCGCGCTGCGCGAGCTGGTCGGCGCGAACCGTACGTACACGCTGGGCATCAGCGCCGTGCAGCCGCTGGCCGCGACCGCCGAGGCGTACGAGCAGGCCCGGCACGCGCTGGCCGTGGCCCGCACCACCCCGGACCGGATCGCCGGCTACGAGGGACGCGAACCCCTGGCGCGGCTGCTGCCGCCCGCCCCCGCCGGCCGCTGGGCCGCCGGGCTGCTGCGGCCCCTGGACGCGGTGCCGCGGCTCGCCGTGGACATCACCGGTCTCGCGCTGAGCATGCCCCGCGCCGGGGTGGCCCGGTTCCTGAACCTCAGCAGGACCACCGTCGGCGCGCACGTACGGGAGGTGGAGAGCGCGCTGGGCATGGATCTGCACGCCGTACGGGACCGGGCCGCGCTGCACCTGGCCGTGGCCCTGGCGGCGCGGCGGGCGGACCCGCCCTGGGCCACCGACCCGGAGCCCGGCGCCGGCACCGGCCCGGGTGACGCCCCGCGGCTCACCGATCTGCTGGGGACGGACGCGGCGCGGCGCTGGGCGCGGGCGTTCTGGACTCCGCTGGCCGGGGCGGAACACCACCGCGTGCGCGGCACCCTGCGCGGCTGGATCGACGCCAACGCCGACGCCCGGCGGGCCGCCCAGGAGCTGGGCCTCAGCCGCACCACCGTCACCGCCCACCTGCGGACCGCCGAACGGCTGCTGCACCGCGACCTGAGCGCCTCCGGGCCCGGCATCCACGATCTGGTGCACGCGCTGCGGATCAGCGTGTCCAGCCACGAGGCCGATTCTGGGCACCGTGCACAGTGA
- a CDS encoding FAD-binding oxidoreductase produces MSDLVSRLREGLPAEAVLTDADVLASYAHDMASFCPAGTPAAVVLPREVEQVRHVLRVASELRVPVVPQGARSGLSGAANAVDGCVLLSLVRMNRVLDIDPVNRIAVVEPGVVNAELSKAVAGHGLAYPPDPSSWEQCTIGGNIGTGAGGLCCVKYGVTAEYVLGLDVVLADGRLLSTGRSTAKGVAGYDLTRLFVGSEGTLGVVVRAVLALKPAPRQQLVLAAEFASSAAAGDAVCRIMAAGHAPSLLELMDRTSVQAVNRMMRMGLPESTEALLLAGFDTPEPGAELAAVGELCRAAGATEVVPAEDAAESEMLLAARRAGLSALEAVKGTTMIDDVCVPRARLAELLDGVAEIADRHRLTIGVIAHAGDGNTHPTVCFDASDEDEARRARQSFDEIMALGLELGGTITGEHGVGVLKRDWLARELGPDALELQRGIKAVFDPLGILNPGKVF; encoded by the coding sequence ATGAGCGATCTTGTGTCCCGGCTGCGGGAGGGTCTGCCGGCCGAGGCCGTGCTGACCGACGCCGATGTCCTCGCTTCGTACGCCCACGACATGGCCAGCTTCTGCCCGGCCGGCACCCCGGCGGCGGTGGTGCTGCCGCGCGAGGTGGAGCAGGTACGGCACGTCCTGCGGGTGGCGAGCGAACTGCGGGTTCCGGTCGTGCCGCAGGGGGCCAGATCCGGGCTGTCGGGGGCGGCCAACGCCGTGGACGGGTGCGTCCTGCTGTCGCTGGTGCGCATGAACCGCGTCCTCGACATCGACCCGGTGAACCGGATCGCGGTGGTGGAGCCGGGGGTCGTCAACGCCGAGCTGTCCAAGGCGGTGGCCGGGCACGGGCTGGCGTACCCGCCGGATCCGTCCAGCTGGGAGCAGTGCACCATCGGCGGGAACATCGGTACCGGGGCCGGTGGGCTGTGCTGTGTGAAGTACGGGGTGACGGCCGAGTACGTGCTCGGGCTCGATGTGGTGCTGGCCGACGGCCGGTTGCTGTCGACGGGCCGCAGCACCGCCAAGGGGGTCGCCGGGTACGACCTGACGCGGCTGTTCGTGGGGTCCGAGGGCACCTTGGGCGTGGTGGTGCGGGCGGTGCTGGCGCTGAAGCCGGCGCCGCGACAGCAGCTGGTGCTGGCGGCGGAGTTCGCTTCGTCGGCCGCCGCCGGGGACGCGGTGTGCCGGATCATGGCGGCCGGTCACGCCCCCTCGCTGCTGGAACTCATGGACCGCACCTCCGTCCAGGCCGTGAACCGGATGATGCGGATGGGGCTGCCGGAGTCCACCGAGGCGCTGCTGCTGGCCGGGTTCGACACCCCGGAGCCGGGCGCGGAGCTGGCGGCGGTCGGCGAGCTGTGCCGGGCGGCGGGCGCCACCGAGGTCGTGCCGGCCGAGGACGCCGCCGAGTCCGAGATGCTGCTTGCGGCGCGGCGGGCCGGGCTCTCGGCGCTGGAGGCGGTCAAGGGCACCACGATGATCGACGATGTGTGCGTGCCCCGGGCCCGGCTGGCGGAACTGCTGGACGGGGTCGCGGAGATCGCCGACCGGCACCGGCTGACGATCGGCGTCATCGCGCACGCCGGGGACGGCAACACGCACCCCACCGTGTGCTTCGACGCCTCGGACGAGGACGAGGCGCGGCGGGCGCGGCAGTCGTTCGACGAGATCATGGCGCTGGGCCTGGAGCTGGGCGGCACCATCACCGGCGAGCACGGGGTCGGGGTGCTCAAGCGGGACTGGCTGGCCCGAGAACTGGGCCCCGATGCCCTGGAGTTGCAGCGCGGGATCAAGGCGGTGTTCGACCCGCTGGGGATTCTCAACCCGGGCAAGGTGTTCTGA
- a CDS encoding YciI family protein, with amino-acid sequence MPRFITLIRNDEQNIPADGFPADFGARMGALLEEITKAGVMLDTAGLTPSSEGTRVTLSGGKLTYTDGPFTETKEVIGGYSIIQAKDKEEALYWTKRFLEIHPDVWNITAEVRQITED; translated from the coding sequence ATGCCCCGCTTCATCACGCTGATCCGCAACGACGAACAGAACATCCCCGCCGACGGCTTCCCCGCCGACTTCGGGGCACGCATGGGGGCGCTCCTGGAGGAGATCACCAAGGCCGGGGTCATGCTCGACACCGCCGGGCTCACCCCCAGCTCCGAGGGCACCCGCGTGACCCTGTCCGGCGGCAAACTCACCTACACCGACGGGCCGTTCACCGAGACCAAGGAAGTCATCGGCGGCTACTCGATCATCCAGGCCAAGGACAAGGAGGAGGCGCTGTACTGGACCAAGCGCTTCCTGGAGATCCACCCCGACGTGTGGAACATCACCGCCGAGGTGCGGCAGATCACCGAGGACTGA
- a CDS encoding SAM-dependent methyltransferase yields the protein MQPYERHLITHAHHPIAAPLHPHSVLELLERALGDDDAAELRVLDVGCGEAAWLLEALDHFPGLRAVGIDINAAGLARAAEEARARGVADRLELHELSAADYHAPEPFDVVLCVGSTHALGGLLPTLDALRAYLAPGGRVLIGDGFWEREPTPAVLEALGEGPDAYADLATTVDRITGAGWAPVYGHTSTLDEWDDYEWSWTGSLTAWALDHPDHPKAGEAAETAAAHRDAWLHGYRGTFGFVSLVLRSTR from the coding sequence ATGCAGCCTTACGAGAGACACCTCATCACCCATGCCCACCACCCGATCGCGGCGCCGCTCCACCCGCACTCCGTTCTGGAACTGCTGGAACGGGCCCTGGGGGACGACGACGCGGCCGAGTTGCGCGTCCTCGACGTGGGCTGCGGAGAGGCCGCCTGGCTGCTGGAGGCGCTGGACCATTTCCCCGGGCTGCGCGCCGTGGGCATCGACATCAACGCCGCCGGACTGGCCCGCGCGGCCGAGGAGGCCCGGGCACGCGGCGTCGCGGACCGGCTGGAACTGCACGAGCTGAGCGCGGCCGACTACCACGCCCCCGAACCGTTCGACGTCGTTCTGTGCGTGGGCTCCACCCACGCCCTCGGTGGCCTGCTGCCCACCCTGGACGCCCTCCGCGCGTACCTCGCGCCGGGCGGCCGGGTCCTGATCGGCGACGGCTTCTGGGAGCGCGAACCGACCCCGGCCGTACTGGAGGCGCTGGGGGAGGGGCCGGACGCCTACGCCGACCTGGCCACCACGGTCGACCGGATCACCGGCGCCGGCTGGGCCCCGGTCTACGGGCACACCAGCACCCTGGACGAGTGGGACGACTACGAGTGGTCCTGGACCGGATCGCTGACCGCCTGGGCGCTGGACCACCCCGACCACCCCAAGGCGGGGGAGGCCGCCGAGACGGCCGCGGCGCACCGCGACGCGTGGCTGCACGGCTACCGGGGCACCTTCGGCTTCGTCAGTCTGGTGCTGCGCAGTACACGCTGA